The Chryseolinea soli nucleotide sequence GCGAGAGCGATCTTACCGGATTTGCAAAAAATCCAAAAGCCAAGATCGCTTTTCTCTGTGATGTCGATGATCGTATGGCGGTGAAGTCGAAGGCCAATTTCCCGCAAGCGAAATACTACAGAGACTTCCGCGCGATGCTCGACAAAGAAGCCAAGAACATCGACGCCGTTTCGGTGTCCACGCCAGACCACACACACGCGGTGGCTGCTATGGCCGCCATCCAGCGTGGCAAGCATGTGTATGTGCAGAAGCCCCTCACCTATTCGATTTTTGAAGCCCGCGCGCTGGCAGAAGCCGCCAAGAAATATAAAGTGGTGACGCAAATGGGCAACCAATATGCCTCTGCAGACCACGTGCGCACCGCCAAGGAGATGATCGACGCCGGGCTCATCGGCGAGGTCACCAAAGTACAAACCTGGACCAACCGTCCCGTATGGCCGCAAGGCATCCCTACGCCCACGGGAAAATTCAAGGTGCCCGCCGAACTGGATTGGGATCTGTGGCTCGGTCCCTCCAAGTTCATCGACTACAACCCCGCGTATCTCCCCTTCAACTGGAGAGGCTGGTGGAACTTCGGCACCGGCGCACTGGGCGACATGGCCTGCCACATCATGGCCGCCGCCTTCCGCATCCTGCCCATCGACTTCCCCACGGAAGTAGAATGCAGCACCACTACGGCGTGGTCGGGATTCTTTGAGGAAGCCCACTACAACGAAAGCTGTCCCGCATCCTCCATCATCTATATGAAATTTCCCCGCAAGGACGGCAAGGGCAATATCCAATTCTCCTGGACCGACGGTGGCCTCTTACCAAAACGTCCCGAAGAACTTCTCCCCGATGAACAACTCGGCGACTACGGAAGCGGCTACATTTTCGAAGGCACCAAAGGCAAGCTCGCAGGATGCTACAACATCCCACCCACGCTGCTCCCAACATCGCTCATGAAAACCGTGACGCTGCCCAAACAAACCATCCCACGCATTGCCGGCGGCGAAGAAGGTCACTATACACAATGGGTAGACGCCTGCCTTCAAGGCTATGGCAAAATGCAATTGAGCTCTCCGTTCGAATACGCAGGCCCCTTCACCGAAGCCGTCCTAATGGGCAACCTGGCCCTCCGCAGCTACGCGATGCAGGGACCCAATGGCACCACCCCCGGAAGAAAGACGTTGCTGTGGGACGCGAAGAACATGAAGATCACAAACTTTGATGAAGCAAACCAATTTGTGAAGCGGGAGTATCGGGAGGGGTGGATGTTGTAGTCAGGAGTCAGGAGTCAGGAGCCAGGAGTCAGGAGCCAGAAGCTTGTTCTCGGCATTCCAGTAGTCAGCATTCAGTGGCTAGGGCCAGTGGCCAGTTGTCTTGTGCTTAACTTGAATAGTCAAGACTTGATCTGACAGTCAGATCAAATCTTGACTATTTCATTTAAATGCAGATTGGCCTCTGCGTTTTTCTCCTGGCTCACGAGCTACTAACTACTGGCTCCAGGATTCTAGCTCGTGAATTCCAACGCCGGAGATTCTGGCTCCTGGCTCCTGGCTTCTGGCTCC carries:
- a CDS encoding Gfo/Idh/MocA family protein, which codes for MPLKKKEIPSPHSLSRRDFIRNAGVAAAAFTILPRFVLGGKGYVPPSDTLYIAGIGVGGKGESDLTGFAKNPKAKIAFLCDVDDRMAVKSKANFPQAKYYRDFRAMLDKEAKNIDAVSVSTPDHTHAVAAMAAIQRGKHVYVQKPLTYSIFEARALAEAAKKYKVVTQMGNQYASADHVRTAKEMIDAGLIGEVTKVQTWTNRPVWPQGIPTPTGKFKVPAELDWDLWLGPSKFIDYNPAYLPFNWRGWWNFGTGALGDMACHIMAAAFRILPIDFPTEVECSTTTAWSGFFEEAHYNESCPASSIIYMKFPRKDGKGNIQFSWTDGGLLPKRPEELLPDEQLGDYGSGYIFEGTKGKLAGCYNIPPTLLPTSLMKTVTLPKQTIPRIAGGEEGHYTQWVDACLQGYGKMQLSSPFEYAGPFTEAVLMGNLALRSYAMQGPNGTTPGRKTLLWDAKNMKITNFDEANQFVKREYREGWML